In Deltaproteobacteria bacterium, a single window of DNA contains:
- a CDS encoding TetR/AcrR family transcriptional regulator, which produces MRAPRSRRTQEQRSADTRTRLLDATVASLVEVGYAATTTTEVCARAGLSRGAQLHHFPTRADLVVHAVAHLAKRRADEVRRDLEPRDAAPDRLERALDALWASFSGPLFYASLELWVASRSDAQLRASLVRFERGVGREMAKLWRELAGSEATKAPHFEDLLELSFHIMRGMALQRILRDDDTERRRLFELWKRMVYACLESPVQKERRR; this is translated from the coding sequence CTGCGCGCGCCGCGCTCGCGCCGGACACAGGAGCAGCGCAGTGCGGACACGCGCACGCGACTGCTCGACGCGACGGTCGCCTCGCTGGTCGAGGTCGGCTACGCGGCGACGACGACCACGGAGGTCTGCGCGCGCGCCGGCCTCTCGCGCGGTGCGCAGCTGCACCACTTCCCCACGCGCGCGGATCTGGTCGTCCATGCCGTGGCGCACCTGGCGAAGCGCCGCGCGGACGAGGTGCGCCGGGATCTCGAGCCCCGTGACGCCGCGCCGGATCGGCTCGAACGTGCGCTCGACGCGCTCTGGGCGAGCTTCTCGGGTCCGCTCTTCTACGCGTCGCTCGAGCTCTGGGTCGCCTCGCGCAGCGACGCGCAGCTCCGCGCGAGCCTGGTGCGCTTCGAGCGCGGCGTCGGGCGCGAGATGGCGAAGCTCTGGCGCGAGCTGGCCGGCTCCGAGGCCACGAAGGCGCCGCACTTCGAGGACCTTCTGGAGCTGAGCTTCCACATCATGCGCGGAATGGCCCTGCAGCGGATCCTTCGCGACGACGACACCGAGCGGCGACGGCTCTTCGAGCTCTGGAAGCGCATGGTGTACGCGTGCCTCGAATCCCCCGTACAGAAGGAGAGAAGGCGATGA
- a CDS encoding pyridoxal phosphate-dependent aminotransferase, whose amino-acid sequence MSLELTPRARAARTSPIRSMTAECARVGGINLAQGVCDTPVPELVRRAAQAAIEDGANSYSRSEGLPELRRALAAKMRRDDRLDYDPDSEIVVTSGATGAFYVVCQALLQPGDEVILFEPYYGYHRNTLEALGVVPRYVTLRGPDFALPLGELEIALSSRTRAIVVNTPGNPSGKVCTRAELEALGAIARERDVFLLTDEVYEHFVYDGREHVSPASLPGLRERTITMNALSKTFAVTGWRIGWVAAPRRFAEAFTHLHDLVYVCAPTPLQLACAIGLERLGPEYYAAISVEYQRKRDQLCEALAAARLAPLRPQGSYFALADISRMPGANGDERALALLRECGVACVPGTAFWRDGDAHRLGRFCFGKTDADLAEACRRLRNLQV is encoded by the coding sequence ATGTCGCTCGAACTCACCCCACGCGCGCGCGCCGCCCGCACCTCGCCGATCCGCAGCATGACGGCGGAGTGCGCGCGCGTCGGCGGGATCAACCTGGCGCAGGGCGTCTGCGACACCCCGGTTCCAGAGCTGGTGCGGCGCGCGGCACAGGCGGCGATCGAGGACGGCGCGAACAGCTACTCGCGCTCCGAGGGGCTGCCGGAGCTGCGGCGCGCGCTCGCGGCGAAGATGCGCCGCGACGATCGGCTCGACTACGATCCGGACTCCGAGATCGTCGTGACCAGCGGGGCGACCGGCGCGTTCTACGTGGTCTGTCAGGCGCTTCTGCAGCCCGGCGACGAGGTGATCCTCTTCGAGCCGTACTACGGCTACCACCGCAACACGCTCGAGGCGCTCGGGGTCGTCCCGCGCTACGTGACGCTGCGCGGGCCGGACTTCGCGCTTCCGCTCGGCGAGCTCGAGATCGCGCTCTCTTCGCGAACGCGCGCGATCGTCGTGAACACGCCGGGAAATCCCTCGGGCAAGGTCTGCACCCGAGCCGAGCTCGAGGCGCTCGGCGCGATCGCGCGCGAGCGGGACGTCTTCCTGCTCACCGACGAAGTCTACGAGCACTTCGTGTACGACGGCCGCGAGCACGTGAGTCCTGCCTCGCTTCCCGGCCTGCGCGAGCGCACGATCACGATGAACGCGCTCTCGAAAACGTTCGCGGTCACGGGCTGGCGGATCGGCTGGGTCGCGGCGCCGCGTCGCTTCGCCGAAGCGTTCACACACCTGCACGATCTGGTCTACGTATGCGCGCCGACGCCGTTGCAGCTCGCCTGCGCAATCGGGCTCGAGCGTCTCGGTCCGGAGTACTACGCCGCGATCTCGGTCGAGTACCAGCGCAAGCGCGATCAGCTCTGCGAGGCGCTCGCAGCGGCTCGGCTCGCGCCGCTGCGGCCGCAAGGGTCCTACTTCGCGCTGGCGGACATCTCGCGCATGCCCGGCGCGAACGGGGACGAGCGCGCGCTCGCGCTGCTGCGCGAATGCGGCGTCGCCTGCGTTCCCGGGACGGCGTTCTGGCGCGACGGAGACGCGCACCGGCTGGGTCGCTTCTGCTTCGGCAAGACCGACGCCGATCTCGCCGAAGCCTGTCGTCGGCTCAGAAACCTGCAGGTTTGA
- a CDS encoding acyl-CoA dehydrogenase encodes MDLRLGEKYEAFRSEVRAFLREHWPLRGADAQLAPERQEKLFRERALARGYVYRGFPRLYGGSEQAPDALEDMILDQEFRTAGAPRDIRGIGPAMLAPTLLDCGSEEQRIRFIPPTLRGDLRWCQGYSEPGAGSDLAALSSRAVLDGDSWRIDGHKIWTSEAQSADYMFGLFRTEPDAPKHAGISYLLIDMRSKGIEVRPLRQMTGGADFNEVFFSDVRIPADSIVGRRGEGWKVSRSTLKHERNLIGDPRYLRNSFDSLVELARRSQRNGRPALEDSSVRQRLAEIEGYVCSQEYSGQRQFSAALRGQELATLLPILMNKLYSTDAMQRITRLAFDLLGGDGLVAPVAEEYGMASQLRTSGGWVAQYMFAIANSIAGGASNIQRNIIGERGLGLPRDPRAK; translated from the coding sequence ATACGAGGCGTTCCGCAGCGAGGTTCGCGCCTTTCTGCGCGAGCACTGGCCACTGCGCGGCGCCGACGCGCAGCTTGCACCGGAGCGGCAGGAGAAGCTCTTCCGCGAGCGCGCGCTCGCGCGCGGCTACGTGTACCGGGGCTTTCCGCGCCTCTACGGGGGATCCGAGCAGGCGCCGGATGCGCTGGAGGACATGATCCTCGACCAGGAGTTCCGCACCGCCGGCGCGCCGCGCGACATCCGCGGCATCGGGCCTGCGATGCTCGCTCCGACTCTTCTCGACTGCGGTAGCGAAGAGCAGCGCATACGCTTCATTCCGCCCACGCTGCGCGGTGACCTGCGCTGGTGTCAGGGGTACAGCGAGCCGGGAGCGGGGAGCGATCTCGCGGCGCTCTCCAGCCGCGCGGTTCTGGACGGCGACAGCTGGAGGATCGACGGCCACAAGATCTGGACCAGCGAAGCGCAGTCCGCCGACTACATGTTCGGCCTGTTCCGGACCGAGCCCGACGCTCCCAAGCACGCGGGCATCTCCTATCTGCTGATCGACATGCGCTCGAAGGGGATCGAGGTGCGTCCGCTGCGGCAGATGACCGGCGGCGCGGATTTCAACGAGGTCTTCTTCAGCGACGTGCGCATCCCGGCCGATTCGATCGTCGGGCGGCGCGGCGAGGGTTGGAAGGTCTCGCGCTCGACGCTGAAGCACGAGCGCAACTTGATTGGCGACCCGCGCTACCTGCGCAATTCCTTCGATTCGCTCGTGGAGCTCGCGCGGCGGTCGCAGAGAAACGGCCGTCCCGCACTCGAGGACTCGAGCGTGCGCCAGCGGCTCGCCGAGATCGAGGGCTACGTCTGCAGTCAGGAGTACTCCGGTCAGCGCCAGTTCTCGGCCGCGCTGCGCGGCCAGGAGCTCGCGACGCTGCTTCCGATCCTGATGAACAAACTCTACTCGACCGACGCGATGCAGCGGATCACGCGCCTCGCCTTCGACCTGCTCGGCGGCGACGGCCTGGTCGCGCCGGTGGCCGAGGAGTACGGGATGGCCTCGCAGCTGCGCACCTCGGGCGGCTGGGTCGCTCAGTACATGTTCGCGATCGCGAACTCGATCGCGGGCGGCGCTTCGAACATCCAGCGCAACATCATCGGCGAGCGCGGACTCGGGCTGCCGAGAGATCCGCGCGCGAAGTAG
- a CDS encoding SDR family oxidoreductase, whose protein sequence is MSEIRFDGRVAVITGAGGGLGKTYALELARRGAHVVVNDLGGAPDGSGKSTSMADVTVNEIKAAGGQAVASYDSVATPAGGEAIIKKAIDSFGRVDIVINNAGILRDKSFLKLEPQDLEIVLDVHLKGAFYVSQPAYRVMKEQNYGRFLFTASAAGIFGNFGQTNYGAAKMGLVGLSNVLAVEGAKNGIKSNVIAPIARTRLTENLLGPIASALDPSTVMPLACYLVSEACELSHEVFSVGGGRFARVFVGLAPGWFAGKGKVVSLEDVRDNLGRIMDEKNYIVPKSVGDEMRLIAKDLLG, encoded by the coding sequence ATGAGCGAGATTCGTTTCGATGGACGGGTCGCCGTGATCACCGGCGCAGGAGGCGGCCTCGGAAAGACCTACGCGCTCGAGCTCGCCCGTCGCGGCGCGCACGTGGTCGTGAACGACCTCGGCGGCGCTCCCGATGGCAGCGGCAAGTCGACCTCGATGGCCGACGTGACCGTGAACGAGATCAAGGCGGCCGGCGGGCAGGCCGTCGCGAGCTACGACTCGGTCGCGACGCCGGCGGGAGGCGAGGCGATCATCAAGAAGGCGATCGACTCGTTCGGCCGCGTCGACATCGTGATCAACAACGCGGGCATCCTGCGCGACAAGAGCTTTTTGAAGCTCGAGCCGCAGGACCTCGAGATCGTTCTCGACGTGCACCTGAAGGGCGCCTTCTACGTCTCGCAGCCGGCCTACCGCGTGATGAAGGAGCAGAACTACGGCCGCTTCCTGTTCACCGCTTCGGCCGCCGGCATCTTCGGGAACTTCGGCCAGACCAACTACGGCGCCGCGAAGATGGGGCTGGTCGGGCTGTCGAACGTGCTCGCGGTGGAAGGCGCGAAGAACGGCATCAAGTCGAACGTGATCGCGCCGATCGCGCGCACGCGGCTGACCGAGAACCTGCTCGGCCCGATCGCGAGCGCCCTCGACCCGTCGACGGTGATGCCGCTCGCCTGCTATCTGGTCTCGGAAGCCTGCGAGCTCTCGCACGAGGTCTTCTCCGTCGGCGGCGGGCGCTTCGCACGCGTCTTCGTCGGCCTCGCACCGGGCTGGTTCGCGGGCAAGGGCAAGGTCGTCTCGCTCGAGGACGTGCGCGACAACCTGGGACGGATCATGGACGAGAAGAACTACATCGTGCCCAAGAGCGTCGGCGACGAGATGCGTCTCATCGCCAAAGACCTGCTGGGATAG
- a CDS encoding FMN-binding protein, translated as MASVSFSRALAGCAAFALLSALAVPQARATVYASKQEALREAFADADRIEEKSFVLTEDQARSIEELAAAPLERQIWTLYLAYRADRLLGAAVIDVRNVRTLPEALLVVIAPDGTVRSLRILAFHEPTEYQPSARWLAGIESRQLGPDLHLKRGIHSIAGATLSSHAVTRSVRTALALYQVLFESQNPAE; from the coding sequence TTGGCTTCGGTCTCATTTTCTAGAGCGCTCGCCGGCTGCGCCGCGTTCGCCCTGCTCTCTGCGCTGGCCGTCCCGCAGGCACGCGCGACGGTGTACGCGAGCAAGCAGGAAGCGCTTCGCGAAGCCTTCGCCGACGCCGATCGGATCGAGGAGAAGAGCTTCGTCCTGACCGAAGACCAGGCTCGGTCGATCGAGGAGCTCGCGGCCGCTCCGCTCGAGCGGCAGATCTGGACGCTCTATCTGGCGTATCGCGCGGATCGGCTGCTCGGCGCTGCAGTGATCGACGTACGCAACGTGCGCACGCTGCCGGAGGCGCTCCTGGTCGTGATCGCCCCGGACGGCACGGTGCGTTCGCTGCGCATCCTCGCGTTCCACGAGCCGACCGAGTACCAGCCATCCGCGCGCTGGCTCGCGGGAATCGAGAGCCGGCAGCTCGGACCGGATCTCCACCTGAAGCGAGGAATCCACAGCATCGCCGGGGCGACCCTGTCGTCGCACGCCGTGACGCGCAGCGTCCGCACCGCGCTCGCGCTATATCAGGTCCTGTTCGAGAGCCAGAATCCAGCCGAGTAG
- a CDS encoding FAD:protein FMN transferase, whose translation MRRLAAAIALVALSGCARPSPHEEPEQLCPVTVSDGRYLMGTVLEISLCVSERERGEAQLSELFAEVARLERMFSRHDETSDLSRLNRAAGSGPIPVAAPLADLTELSIGYTALTRGAFDVTIGPLVALWLEAERAGKLPSAEALATARSRVGAAGVGVDRSASTVELRHSGAMLDLGGIAKGWTLDRLAEKLRDAGISRALLAFGQSSICALGKPVGWDGWGILLGDASGGFAGTAQLDDRSISVSGSLGQYAEIAGRRYGHVIDPRTGEPLTRARVAAALAADGARAEALSKALLILGESDGIELLESLPDAEGILIDESGASWQTSGWTRETRFSPDWPGAAASASPTSRADLSAARVRARR comes from the coding sequence TTGAGGCGACTCGCGGCCGCGATCGCCCTCGTGGCGCTCTCCGGCTGCGCGCGTCCGTCGCCGCACGAGGAGCCGGAGCAGCTCTGTCCCGTGACCGTCTCCGACGGCCGGTACCTGATGGGCACCGTCCTCGAGATCAGCCTCTGCGTGTCCGAACGCGAGCGCGGCGAAGCACAGCTCTCCGAGCTCTTCGCGGAGGTCGCGCGGCTCGAGCGAATGTTCTCGCGCCACGACGAGACGAGCGATCTGTCGCGGCTGAACCGCGCCGCGGGCTCGGGTCCGATCCCGGTCGCGGCACCCCTCGCCGATCTCACGGAGCTCTCGATCGGGTACACCGCGCTCACCCGCGGCGCGTTCGACGTGACGATCGGCCCGCTGGTCGCGCTCTGGCTCGAGGCCGAACGCGCGGGAAAACTGCCCTCGGCCGAGGCTCTGGCGACCGCCCGGTCCCGCGTCGGCGCCGCGGGGGTCGGGGTCGATCGGTCCGCGAGCACGGTGGAGCTCCGGCACTCGGGCGCGATGCTCGACCTCGGCGGGATCGCGAAAGGATGGACGCTCGACCGCCTGGCCGAGAAGTTGCGCGACGCCGGCATCTCCCGCGCGCTGCTCGCGTTCGGCCAGAGCAGCATCTGCGCGCTCGGGAAGCCCGTGGGCTGGGACGGCTGGGGCATCCTGCTCGGTGACGCCTCCGGGGGCTTCGCGGGAACCGCGCAGCTCGACGACCGCTCGATCTCGGTCTCCGGGAGCCTCGGCCAGTACGCCGAGATCGCGGGGCGTCGCTACGGCCACGTGATCGATCCCAGAACGGGAGAGCCGCTGACACGCGCGCGTGTCGCGGCGGCGCTGGCGGCGGACGGCGCGCGCGCAGAGGCGCTCTCGAAGGCGCTGCTGATCCTGGGCGAGAGCGACGGGATCGAGCTGCTCGAATCGCTGCCGGATGCCGAAGGCATCCTGATCGACGAGAGCGGCGCGAGCTGGCAGACCTCGGGCTGGACCCGGGAGACCCGATTCTCGCCCGACTGGCCCGGCGCGGCCGCGAGCGCGAGCCCTACTTCGCGCGCGGATCTCTCGGCAGCCCGAGTCCGCGCTCGCCGATGA